From one Bombyx mori chromosome 5, ASM3026992v2 genomic stretch:
- the LOC101737452 gene encoding uncharacterized protein LOC101737452 isoform X1, protein MTSTDIAEKMPLNQEKRSNITVSNNNDHNYLHKKFKKMASTIPVLPSNQSRGQEIRQKEINVIQNASNAPITNGSISAAHPEIEKIKEKQHRQHVDAGENNVQINYNDENSKLDNVNTVQLSGQTSLTDEFLNKTENLENDFIRDAYNGTVGGRYICPYCKLSCAKPSVLQKHIRAHTNERPYPCIPCGFAFKTKSNLYKHCRSRMHALRLQGTDIPMTLNDDEMSGGSESDTPTSISEAGSDVSNCRIETLDYKPEPERLTDITQLRYTNTSPSETSKSKTIYKPKFRAGVAFYRESDEKEKLKKSISPNADFLNEHISKIISDNEAIIDVIETPLQKKYGKIKQIAESKQLMNDINEIKSDSSPLNLTKNNNETEVSFRKRSHSESFSQGHFQKHPLNPEGSIIKDLLLKTKMDGMVPITGELLEGPLFLCPVCQIMYRSADNLEIHRLYYCKGNVNSNVVSDSKDLKVIRTDNIFVRSNSVNVRLPESSSSAIQKSGINSKSAPARLKPENLVITKAECNDVVAPLPSPGPLLGNTRLVDSRIPSEFARKNDVIKSKPIASPKRKIDSHSDAYSPRLVENVSPRSTDLYSHPKLRCVETNSNNLRSIEEISPNLRINSTSLQMFGGEVKIVDHSGSTTTLRIEPNKNQLSPIMIQTNLSPSKLISDIEASSVVVRSGLHSGGTIVHNPPTPKENLSTPQPQTPRMTISTTGVPNSNLPNIHDITHFQFPPLSAITAFNPLTLPPLSPSASVSPNGATKIMHGGKLIPHVPGIPGPNTPSRFIGNTNTVPKNLGNNDKTISIHDDKHSNLGAIHPIKSPHVMAKYDTQQLRNTRSPNLRIPHMETEKHVQTHEHSEVHYISSIPIINVNNAEDTKIYSSNTIKQLHRQDVGLKRNAEGVLRTPVLKENVNFPNNKNKNKAPGLLIKTLDIKNEKEIRNFNFENLITKTEIFNNQVPTSCDIQKNNTQVTTSCATPQNERSEPLYFQKNIMVKSANGERKPKFLRPSTLPLKPGTFTPKRHHGITPNANTMPLVSPETPRPAKAYGQLYLNGNAYTYLGLKCSTKVFYCTINRPQPTYVPNQHFLSMYSNWQLLSELTPDPLGLSASSAMSLYDSRHRPQNMSVAVIKHDLILTHSSQWNTFIKEKKQVLQSLDVKKIEENKSQIMSESENLMTPKKELTGGFESNEEYTYVRGRGRGRYVCSECGIRCKKPSMLKKHIRTHTDVRPYTCVHCAFSFKTKGNLTKHMKSKAHYKKCCELGINPNEGDCDTNEMAQCSGETDDDTDSDGDEGNEGETESSDTEAYKSRLPEHEAAHCLLSLGGNRPSTSATPGLLTSARPTTYPYAPVGLECIEIYTEQVRDSSVDVRVDAENEPIDLSKNDVKTPNIPEIPTARESSVLASLASNTAKLPQAPNQWTNGEPLLHTYLTERALLDTKIKQSQVTSCLSKHKNIDLEKSAFTDDAVENQNNTEKVKSLHYIKNDDRVRNTNECDEIENNISSVALNDMVIDTKDSTIMNSNVPIDMKKSFVQNSTNSNAENAKHVVSEYLKQAKINLIKAQEDMSINQSENFGEEKNGDDILKSDEFSDSETMKSSSILEHDSVATKVVIGVGGVAFKVTKGKELESSSYPPGRIMEDGCRDCNFCNKTFTKPSQLRLHLNIHYMERPFRCSICAVSFRTRGHLQKHERSASHHNKISMTSTFGAATSFNPRPFRCSDCNIAFRIHGHLAKHLRSKMHVMRLECLFKLPFGTFTEIERAGVSLTDIDTTDCDSSLASLQLLARKLHEKDPTKLEYRDPNGLTIVELPAGRELSEDEDNTPADNACVSEKNSNGKTSEGNEDQEMETRVNCSATDI, encoded by the exons GTACAGACATCGCGGAGAAGATGCCGCTCAATCAAGAAAAACGTTCGAACATAACTGTTTCTAATAACAATGACCACAACTACCTTcacaagaaatttaaaaaaatggcatCTACTATACCCGTTCTACCATCAAATCAGTCAAGAGGTCAGGAAATtagacaaaaagaaataaacgtGATACAGAATGCATCTAATGCTCCGATAACAAATGGAAGCATTTCTGCAGCACATcctgaaattgaaaaaattaaagaaaaacaacacAGGCAGCACGTAGATGCGGGTGaaaataatgtacaaattaattataatgatgAAAATAGTAAGTTAGATAATGTAAATACTGTTCAACTATCTGGTCAAACCAGTTTGACAGATGAATTTTTAAACAAGACTGAGAAccttgaaaatgattttatcagGGATGCCTATAATGGCACAGTAGGCGGGCGATATATATGCCCATATTGTAAATTATCTTGTGCCAAGCCTTCAGTTCTTCAAAAACATATCAGAGCACATACTAACGAGAGACCCTATCCATGTATACCTTGTGGATTTGCCTTTAAGACAAAATCAAATTTATACAAACATTGCCGATCACGTATGCATGCGTTAAGGTTACAAGGAACAGATATACCTATGACTCTAAATGACGACGAAATGTCAGGGGGGTCCGAGAGTGACACTCCTACCTCTATCTCTGAAGCAGGGTCAGACGTTTCGAATTGTCGAATAGAAACGTTGGACTATAAGCCTGAACCCGAACGGCTTACGGATATAACACAACTCCGCTACACAAATACATCTCCAAGTGAGACCAGTAAATCGAAGACAATTTATAAACCTAAATTTAGAGCTGGAGTTGCGTTTTACCGTGAAAGCGATGAGaaagaaaaattaaagaaatcaaTATCACCAAATGCAGATTTTCTCAACGAACATATCTCTAAAATTATATCAGACAACGAAGCTATAATTGATGTTATAGAAAcaccattacaaaaaaaatatggtaaaatCAAACAAATAGCAGAAAGTAAACAACTTATGAATGACATTAACGAAATAAAGTCGGATTCGTCTCCCTTGAATCTgacaaaaaacaataatgaaacAGAAGTTTCGTTCAGGAAAAGATCCCATTCTGAAAGTTTTTCACAGGGTCATTTTCAAAAACACCCTTTGAATCCTGAGGGATCTATAATAAAAGATCTCCTCTTAAAAACGAAAATGGACGGAATGGTGCCAATTACTGGAGAACTGCTCGAAGGTCCCCTATTTCTTTGCCCTGTTTGTCAAATAATGTACAGAAGTGCAGATAATTTAGAAATTCATAGGCTGTATTATTGTAAAGGTAACGTTAACAGTAATGTAGTCAGTGACAGTAAAGATCTAAAAGTTATAAGAACTGACAATATTTTTGTAAGAAGTAATTCTGTTAATGTGCGATTACCTGAAAGTAGTTCAAGTGCTATTCAAAAATCAGGCATAAATTCAAAATCAGCACCAGCTCGATTAAAACCAGAGAACCTCGTTATCACGAAGGCAGAATGCAATGATGTGGTAGCTCCTTTGCCATCACCAGGTCCTTTACTCGGCAACACCCGACTTGTGGACTCAAGAATACCATCTGAATTTGCTAGAAAAAACGACGTTATAAAATCAAAACCTATAGCAAGTCCAAAAAGGAAAATTGATAGTCATTCTGATGCATACAGTCCAAGATTAGTAGAAAACGTATCACCAAGATCTACTGACTTGTATTCTCACCCAAAATTGAGATGCGTAGAAACAAATTCGAATAATTTACGTTCGATCGAAGAAATTTCACCTAATTTAAGAATTAATTCAACATCCCTTCAAATGTTTGGTGGTGAAGTGAAGATAGTAGACCATTCTGGGAGCACTACAACATTGCGTATTGAACCAAATAAAAACCAATTGTCACCTATAATGATTCAGACAAACTTGTCGCCATCGAAGCTTATTAGTGACATTGAAGCAAGTAGTGTTGTAGTTAGATCTGGTTTGCATTCAGGCGGGACAATCGTTCATAATCCTCCAACACCGAAGGAAAACTTGAGTACTCCACAGCCACAGACGCCTAGAATGACAATATCAACGACtggtgttccaaattcaaacttGCCGAATATTCATGATATAACTCATTTTCAATTTCCGCCACTCAGTGCAATTACGGCTTTTAATCCGTTAACACTGCCTCCATTGAGTCCTTCAGCATCTGTATCACCCAACGGAGCTACGAAAATTATGCATGGAGGGAAATTGATCCCACACGTTCCAGGTATACCAGGACCAAATACTCCAAGTAGGTTTATAGGAAATACAAATACAGTTCCAAAAAATCTAGGGAATAACGATAAAACAATTTCTATACATGATGATAAACACTCAAACTTAGGAGCCATACACCCTATAAAAAGTCCTCACGTAATGGCGAAGTATGATACTCAGCAATTGCGCAATACACGAAGTCCTAATTTGAGGATACCTCACATGGAAACCGAAAAACATGTTCAGACACATGAACATAGTGAAGTACATTATATTTCTTCCATTCCTATTATCAATGTAAATAATGCTGAAGACACAAAAATATACTCCTCCAACACCATAAAACAACTCCATAGACAAGATGTCGGGCTGAAAAGAAACGCTGAGGGAGTTTTAAGGACACCTGTCTTGAAAGAAAACGTTAACTtcccaaacaataaaaataaaaataaagcaccTGGATTGTTGATCAAAACATtagatattaaaaatgaaaaagaaatacgtaattttaattttgagaaTTTGATAACGAAAACTGAAATTTTCAATAACCAAGTTCCAACTTCATGCGATATTCAGAAGAATAACACACAAGTTACAACATCGTGTGCAACTCCGCAAAATGAAAGGTCGGAGCctttatattttcaaaagaacatAATGGTAAAGTCTGCTAACGGTGAAAGAAAACCAAAATTTTTGAGGCCGTCTACGTTGCCTTTAAAGCCTGGGACGTTTACACCAAAAAGACATCACGGTATTACACCAAATGCAAATACTATGCCCTTGGTATCACCCGAAACTCCCAGACCAGCCAAGGCCTATGGGCAGTTGTACCTTAACGGAAATGCGTATACGTACTTGGGCCTGAAATGTTCAACTAAGGTTTTTTATTGCACCATCAACAGACCTCAACCAACTTACGTTCCAAATCAACATTTTCTTTCCATGTACAGTAATTGGCAG ttattATCAGAATTGACACCAGATCCATTAGGGTTGTCGGCGTCTTCAGCTATGTCTTTATACGATTCTCGACATCGACCACAAAATATGTCAGTAGCAGTAATTAAGCACGATCTTATTTTAACACACTCATCACAATGGAATACatttataaaagaaaagaaacag GTGCTCCAGTCACTAGATGTAAAAAAGATAGAGGAAAATAAGTCTCAAATTATGTCAGAGTCTGAAAACTTGATGACTCCCAAAAAAGAGTTGACTGGTGGCTTTGAAAGTAATGAAGAGTACACATATGTTCGGGGGCGTGGGAGAGGACGTTACGTCTGCTCCGAATGCGGTATTAGATGCAAGAAACCATCCATGTTAAAGAAGCATATTCGCACTCACACCGACGTGAGGCCTTACACATGCGTGCATTGCGCTTTCAG ctTTAAAACTAAGGGTAATTTAACTAAACATATGAAAAGCAAAGCtcattacaaaaagtgttgtgAGTTGGGTATAAATCCAAATGAAGGTGATTGTGACACTAATGAAATGGCCCAATGCTCTGGTGAAACAGATGACGACACTGATTCAGATGGAGATGAAGGAAATGAGGGTGAAACTGAATCCAGTG ATACGGAAGCATATAAATCTCGTTTACCGGAACATGAAGCTGCACATTGCTTGTTGTCTTTAGGTGGTAACAGACCTTCTACGTCAGCTACTCCAGGTTTATTAACAAGTGCTAGACCAACAACGTATCCTTACGCACCCGTGGGATTGGAATGTATCGAAATATACACAGAACAGGTTAGGGATTCATCTGTTGATGTGAGAGTTGATGCAGAAAATGAACCTATTGATCTCAGTAAAAATGATGTGAAAACACCTAACATTCCTGAAATTCCAACTGCAAGAGAATCAAGTGTTTTAGCTTCTTTGGCTTCAAATACCGCTAAGCTCCCTCAAGCTCCGAATCAATGGACAAATGGGGAACCTTTGCTACACACATATTTGACCGAAAGAGCTTTATTAGATACAAAAATAAAGCAAAGTCAAGTTACGAGTTGCCTAAGCAAAcataaaaatatcgatttagAAAAATCTGCGTTCACGGATGATGCAGTAGAAAATCAAAATAACACAGAAAAAGTAAAATctttacattatattaaaaatgatgATAGAGTAAGAAATACAAATGAATGTGACGAAATTGAAAATAACATATCCTCCGTGGCACTTAACGATATGGTAATTGATACAAAAGATTCTACCATAATGAACAGCAATGTACCAATTGATATGAAAAAGTCGTTTGTGCAGAATAGTACAAATTCTAACGCAGAAAATGCAAAACACGTAGTGTCCGAATATTTAAAACAAGCAAAGATTAATCTCATCAAAGCGCAAGAGGATATGTCAATTAATCAATCAGAAAACTTCGGTGAAGAAAAAAATGGCGATGATATCTTAAAATCTGATGAATTTTCAGATTCAGAAACCATGAAGTCATCATCGATATTGGAACATGATTCTGTTGCGACAAAAGTCGTAATTGGTGTGGGTGGCGTGGCTTTTAAGGTTACTAAAGGCAAAGAACTTGAAAGTTCTTCATATCCCCCTGGCAGAATCATGGAAGACGGATGCAGAGATtgcaatttttgtaataagacATTTACGAAACCTTCACAGCTACGGTTGCATCTAAATATTCATTACATGGAAAGGCCCTTTAGATGTAGTATATGTGCCGTGAGCTTTCGCACACGGGGTCATTTACAAAAACACGAACGGTCTGCTTCACATCACAACAAAATATCAATGACTTCAACATTCGGGGCAGCAACGTCGTTTAATCCCAGACCGTTTAGATGCTCCGACTGTAATATAGCGTTCCGAATTCATGGACATCTTGCTAAACACTTAAGAAGTAAAATGCATGTTATGCGTTTAGAGTGTTTGTTTAAATTACCTTTTGGTACATTCACCGAGATTGAACGCGCCGGTGTTAGTTTGACAGATATAGACACAACAGATTGTGATAGTTCGCTGGCTAGCTTGCAATTGCTCGCAAGGAAGCTTCACGAAAAAGATCCAACAAAATTGGAATATCGAGATCCTAACGGTCTAACAATAGTAGAACTACCTGCAGGCAGGGAACTGTCGGAAGACGAAGATAACACACCCGCCGATAACGCATGTGTTAGTGAAAAAAACAGTAATGGAAAAACAAGTGAAGGTAATGAAGATCAAGAAATGGAAACACGTGTTAACTGTAGTGCCACAGATATTTAG
- the LOC101737452 gene encoding uncharacterized protein LOC101737452 isoform X2 has product MPLNQEKRSNITVSNNNDHNYLHKKFKKMASTIPVLPSNQSRGQEIRQKEINVIQNASNAPITNGSISAAHPEIEKIKEKQHRQHVDAGENNVQINYNDENSKLDNVNTVQLSGQTSLTDEFLNKTENLENDFIRDAYNGTVGGRYICPYCKLSCAKPSVLQKHIRAHTNERPYPCIPCGFAFKTKSNLYKHCRSRMHALRLQGTDIPMTLNDDEMSGGSESDTPTSISEAGSDVSNCRIETLDYKPEPERLTDITQLRYTNTSPSETSKSKTIYKPKFRAGVAFYRESDEKEKLKKSISPNADFLNEHISKIISDNEAIIDVIETPLQKKYGKIKQIAESKQLMNDINEIKSDSSPLNLTKNNNETEVSFRKRSHSESFSQGHFQKHPLNPEGSIIKDLLLKTKMDGMVPITGELLEGPLFLCPVCQIMYRSADNLEIHRLYYCKGNVNSNVVSDSKDLKVIRTDNIFVRSNSVNVRLPESSSSAIQKSGINSKSAPARLKPENLVITKAECNDVVAPLPSPGPLLGNTRLVDSRIPSEFARKNDVIKSKPIASPKRKIDSHSDAYSPRLVENVSPRSTDLYSHPKLRCVETNSNNLRSIEEISPNLRINSTSLQMFGGEVKIVDHSGSTTTLRIEPNKNQLSPIMIQTNLSPSKLISDIEASSVVVRSGLHSGGTIVHNPPTPKENLSTPQPQTPRMTISTTGVPNSNLPNIHDITHFQFPPLSAITAFNPLTLPPLSPSASVSPNGATKIMHGGKLIPHVPGIPGPNTPSRFIGNTNTVPKNLGNNDKTISIHDDKHSNLGAIHPIKSPHVMAKYDTQQLRNTRSPNLRIPHMETEKHVQTHEHSEVHYISSIPIINVNNAEDTKIYSSNTIKQLHRQDVGLKRNAEGVLRTPVLKENVNFPNNKNKNKAPGLLIKTLDIKNEKEIRNFNFENLITKTEIFNNQVPTSCDIQKNNTQVTTSCATPQNERSEPLYFQKNIMVKSANGERKPKFLRPSTLPLKPGTFTPKRHHGITPNANTMPLVSPETPRPAKAYGQLYLNGNAYTYLGLKCSTKVFYCTINRPQPTYVPNQHFLSMYSNWQLLSELTPDPLGLSASSAMSLYDSRHRPQNMSVAVIKHDLILTHSSQWNTFIKEKKQVLQSLDVKKIEENKSQIMSESENLMTPKKELTGGFESNEEYTYVRGRGRGRYVCSECGIRCKKPSMLKKHIRTHTDVRPYTCVHCAFSFKTKGNLTKHMKSKAHYKKCCELGINPNEGDCDTNEMAQCSGETDDDTDSDGDEGNEGETESSDTEAYKSRLPEHEAAHCLLSLGGNRPSTSATPGLLTSARPTTYPYAPVGLECIEIYTEQVRDSSVDVRVDAENEPIDLSKNDVKTPNIPEIPTARESSVLASLASNTAKLPQAPNQWTNGEPLLHTYLTERALLDTKIKQSQVTSCLSKHKNIDLEKSAFTDDAVENQNNTEKVKSLHYIKNDDRVRNTNECDEIENNISSVALNDMVIDTKDSTIMNSNVPIDMKKSFVQNSTNSNAENAKHVVSEYLKQAKINLIKAQEDMSINQSENFGEEKNGDDILKSDEFSDSETMKSSSILEHDSVATKVVIGVGGVAFKVTKGKELESSSYPPGRIMEDGCRDCNFCNKTFTKPSQLRLHLNIHYMERPFRCSICAVSFRTRGHLQKHERSASHHNKISMTSTFGAATSFNPRPFRCSDCNIAFRIHGHLAKHLRSKMHVMRLECLFKLPFGTFTEIERAGVSLTDIDTTDCDSSLASLQLLARKLHEKDPTKLEYRDPNGLTIVELPAGRELSEDEDNTPADNACVSEKNSNGKTSEGNEDQEMETRVNCSATDI; this is encoded by the exons ATGCCGCTCAATCAAGAAAAACGTTCGAACATAACTGTTTCTAATAACAATGACCACAACTACCTTcacaagaaatttaaaaaaatggcatCTACTATACCCGTTCTACCATCAAATCAGTCAAGAGGTCAGGAAATtagacaaaaagaaataaacgtGATACAGAATGCATCTAATGCTCCGATAACAAATGGAAGCATTTCTGCAGCACATcctgaaattgaaaaaattaaagaaaaacaacacAGGCAGCACGTAGATGCGGGTGaaaataatgtacaaattaattataatgatgAAAATAGTAAGTTAGATAATGTAAATACTGTTCAACTATCTGGTCAAACCAGTTTGACAGATGAATTTTTAAACAAGACTGAGAAccttgaaaatgattttatcagGGATGCCTATAATGGCACAGTAGGCGGGCGATATATATGCCCATATTGTAAATTATCTTGTGCCAAGCCTTCAGTTCTTCAAAAACATATCAGAGCACATACTAACGAGAGACCCTATCCATGTATACCTTGTGGATTTGCCTTTAAGACAAAATCAAATTTATACAAACATTGCCGATCACGTATGCATGCGTTAAGGTTACAAGGAACAGATATACCTATGACTCTAAATGACGACGAAATGTCAGGGGGGTCCGAGAGTGACACTCCTACCTCTATCTCTGAAGCAGGGTCAGACGTTTCGAATTGTCGAATAGAAACGTTGGACTATAAGCCTGAACCCGAACGGCTTACGGATATAACACAACTCCGCTACACAAATACATCTCCAAGTGAGACCAGTAAATCGAAGACAATTTATAAACCTAAATTTAGAGCTGGAGTTGCGTTTTACCGTGAAAGCGATGAGaaagaaaaattaaagaaatcaaTATCACCAAATGCAGATTTTCTCAACGAACATATCTCTAAAATTATATCAGACAACGAAGCTATAATTGATGTTATAGAAAcaccattacaaaaaaaatatggtaaaatCAAACAAATAGCAGAAAGTAAACAACTTATGAATGACATTAACGAAATAAAGTCGGATTCGTCTCCCTTGAATCTgacaaaaaacaataatgaaacAGAAGTTTCGTTCAGGAAAAGATCCCATTCTGAAAGTTTTTCACAGGGTCATTTTCAAAAACACCCTTTGAATCCTGAGGGATCTATAATAAAAGATCTCCTCTTAAAAACGAAAATGGACGGAATGGTGCCAATTACTGGAGAACTGCTCGAAGGTCCCCTATTTCTTTGCCCTGTTTGTCAAATAATGTACAGAAGTGCAGATAATTTAGAAATTCATAGGCTGTATTATTGTAAAGGTAACGTTAACAGTAATGTAGTCAGTGACAGTAAAGATCTAAAAGTTATAAGAACTGACAATATTTTTGTAAGAAGTAATTCTGTTAATGTGCGATTACCTGAAAGTAGTTCAAGTGCTATTCAAAAATCAGGCATAAATTCAAAATCAGCACCAGCTCGATTAAAACCAGAGAACCTCGTTATCACGAAGGCAGAATGCAATGATGTGGTAGCTCCTTTGCCATCACCAGGTCCTTTACTCGGCAACACCCGACTTGTGGACTCAAGAATACCATCTGAATTTGCTAGAAAAAACGACGTTATAAAATCAAAACCTATAGCAAGTCCAAAAAGGAAAATTGATAGTCATTCTGATGCATACAGTCCAAGATTAGTAGAAAACGTATCACCAAGATCTACTGACTTGTATTCTCACCCAAAATTGAGATGCGTAGAAACAAATTCGAATAATTTACGTTCGATCGAAGAAATTTCACCTAATTTAAGAATTAATTCAACATCCCTTCAAATGTTTGGTGGTGAAGTGAAGATAGTAGACCATTCTGGGAGCACTACAACATTGCGTATTGAACCAAATAAAAACCAATTGTCACCTATAATGATTCAGACAAACTTGTCGCCATCGAAGCTTATTAGTGACATTGAAGCAAGTAGTGTTGTAGTTAGATCTGGTTTGCATTCAGGCGGGACAATCGTTCATAATCCTCCAACACCGAAGGAAAACTTGAGTACTCCACAGCCACAGACGCCTAGAATGACAATATCAACGACtggtgttccaaattcaaacttGCCGAATATTCATGATATAACTCATTTTCAATTTCCGCCACTCAGTGCAATTACGGCTTTTAATCCGTTAACACTGCCTCCATTGAGTCCTTCAGCATCTGTATCACCCAACGGAGCTACGAAAATTATGCATGGAGGGAAATTGATCCCACACGTTCCAGGTATACCAGGACCAAATACTCCAAGTAGGTTTATAGGAAATACAAATACAGTTCCAAAAAATCTAGGGAATAACGATAAAACAATTTCTATACATGATGATAAACACTCAAACTTAGGAGCCATACACCCTATAAAAAGTCCTCACGTAATGGCGAAGTATGATACTCAGCAATTGCGCAATACACGAAGTCCTAATTTGAGGATACCTCACATGGAAACCGAAAAACATGTTCAGACACATGAACATAGTGAAGTACATTATATTTCTTCCATTCCTATTATCAATGTAAATAATGCTGAAGACACAAAAATATACTCCTCCAACACCATAAAACAACTCCATAGACAAGATGTCGGGCTGAAAAGAAACGCTGAGGGAGTTTTAAGGACACCTGTCTTGAAAGAAAACGTTAACTtcccaaacaataaaaataaaaataaagcaccTGGATTGTTGATCAAAACATtagatattaaaaatgaaaaagaaatacgtaattttaattttgagaaTTTGATAACGAAAACTGAAATTTTCAATAACCAAGTTCCAACTTCATGCGATATTCAGAAGAATAACACACAAGTTACAACATCGTGTGCAACTCCGCAAAATGAAAGGTCGGAGCctttatattttcaaaagaacatAATGGTAAAGTCTGCTAACGGTGAAAGAAAACCAAAATTTTTGAGGCCGTCTACGTTGCCTTTAAAGCCTGGGACGTTTACACCAAAAAGACATCACGGTATTACACCAAATGCAAATACTATGCCCTTGGTATCACCCGAAACTCCCAGACCAGCCAAGGCCTATGGGCAGTTGTACCTTAACGGAAATGCGTATACGTACTTGGGCCTGAAATGTTCAACTAAGGTTTTTTATTGCACCATCAACAGACCTCAACCAACTTACGTTCCAAATCAACATTTTCTTTCCATGTACAGTAATTGGCAG ttattATCAGAATTGACACCAGATCCATTAGGGTTGTCGGCGTCTTCAGCTATGTCTTTATACGATTCTCGACATCGACCACAAAATATGTCAGTAGCAGTAATTAAGCACGATCTTATTTTAACACACTCATCACAATGGAATACatttataaaagaaaagaaacag GTGCTCCAGTCACTAGATGTAAAAAAGATAGAGGAAAATAAGTCTCAAATTATGTCAGAGTCTGAAAACTTGATGACTCCCAAAAAAGAGTTGACTGGTGGCTTTGAAAGTAATGAAGAGTACACATATGTTCGGGGGCGTGGGAGAGGACGTTACGTCTGCTCCGAATGCGGTATTAGATGCAAGAAACCATCCATGTTAAAGAAGCATATTCGCACTCACACCGACGTGAGGCCTTACACATGCGTGCATTGCGCTTTCAG ctTTAAAACTAAGGGTAATTTAACTAAACATATGAAAAGCAAAGCtcattacaaaaagtgttgtgAGTTGGGTATAAATCCAAATGAAGGTGATTGTGACACTAATGAAATGGCCCAATGCTCTGGTGAAACAGATGACGACACTGATTCAGATGGAGATGAAGGAAATGAGGGTGAAACTGAATCCAGTG ATACGGAAGCATATAAATCTCGTTTACCGGAACATGAAGCTGCACATTGCTTGTTGTCTTTAGGTGGTAACAGACCTTCTACGTCAGCTACTCCAGGTTTATTAACAAGTGCTAGACCAACAACGTATCCTTACGCACCCGTGGGATTGGAATGTATCGAAATATACACAGAACAGGTTAGGGATTCATCTGTTGATGTGAGAGTTGATGCAGAAAATGAACCTATTGATCTCAGTAAAAATGATGTGAAAACACCTAACATTCCTGAAATTCCAACTGCAAGAGAATCAAGTGTTTTAGCTTCTTTGGCTTCAAATACCGCTAAGCTCCCTCAAGCTCCGAATCAATGGACAAATGGGGAACCTTTGCTACACACATATTTGACCGAAAGAGCTTTATTAGATACAAAAATAAAGCAAAGTCAAGTTACGAGTTGCCTAAGCAAAcataaaaatatcgatttagAAAAATCTGCGTTCACGGATGATGCAGTAGAAAATCAAAATAACACAGAAAAAGTAAAATctttacattatattaaaaatgatgATAGAGTAAGAAATACAAATGAATGTGACGAAATTGAAAATAACATATCCTCCGTGGCACTTAACGATATGGTAATTGATACAAAAGATTCTACCATAATGAACAGCAATGTACCAATTGATATGAAAAAGTCGTTTGTGCAGAATAGTACAAATTCTAACGCAGAAAATGCAAAACACGTAGTGTCCGAATATTTAAAACAAGCAAAGATTAATCTCATCAAAGCGCAAGAGGATATGTCAATTAATCAATCAGAAAACTTCGGTGAAGAAAAAAATGGCGATGATATCTTAAAATCTGATGAATTTTCAGATTCAGAAACCATGAAGTCATCATCGATATTGGAACATGATTCTGTTGCGACAAAAGTCGTAATTGGTGTGGGTGGCGTGGCTTTTAAGGTTACTAAAGGCAAAGAACTTGAAAGTTCTTCATATCCCCCTGGCAGAATCATGGAAGACGGATGCAGAGATtgcaatttttgtaataagacATTTACGAAACCTTCACAGCTACGGTTGCATCTAAATATTCATTACATGGAAAGGCCCTTTAGATGTAGTATATGTGCCGTGAGCTTTCGCACACGGGGTCATTTACAAAAACACGAACGGTCTGCTTCACATCACAACAAAATATCAATGACTTCAACATTCGGGGCAGCAACGTCGTTTAATCCCAGACCGTTTAGATGCTCCGACTGTAATATAGCGTTCCGAATTCATGGACATCTTGCTAAACACTTAAGAAGTAAAATGCATGTTATGCGTTTAGAGTGTTTGTTTAAATTACCTTTTGGTACATTCACCGAGATTGAACGCGCCGGTGTTAGTTTGACAGATATAGACACAACAGATTGTGATAGTTCGCTGGCTAGCTTGCAATTGCTCGCAAGGAAGCTTCACGAAAAAGATCCAACAAAATTGGAATATCGAGATCCTAACGGTCTAACAATAGTAGAACTACCTGCAGGCAGGGAACTGTCGGAAGACGAAGATAACACACCCGCCGATAACGCATGTGTTAGTGAAAAAAACAGTAATGGAAAAACAAGTGAAGGTAATGAAGATCAAGAAATGGAAACACGTGTTAACTGTAGTGCCACAGATATTTAG